A portion of the Harpia harpyja isolate bHarHar1 chromosome 15, bHarHar1 primary haplotype, whole genome shotgun sequence genome contains these proteins:
- the RNASEH1 gene encoding ribonuclease H1 → MLRWLVAVLSHSCFVSKGDGMFYAVRKGRRTGVYRTWAECQEQVNKFPSASFKKFAAEKDAWAFVRAGLPERQQPEPAGAHSPPAVTQENGSQREGPEINISCCNTCKRPYEQSTNEEQIAKRVKHDEVYSVPTVSQDKFSYMGDFAVVYTDGCCSGNGRNRARAGIGVYWGPGHPLNTSERLPGRQTNQRAEIHAACKAIEQAKSQNIKKLIIYTDSKFTINGITSWVDNWKTNGWRTSSGGSVINKEDFERLDNLSKGIEIQWMHIPGHAGFQGNEEADRLAREGASKQKS, encoded by the exons ATGTTGCGGTGGCTCGTGGCGGTGCTCAGTCACTCCTGTTTTGTCTCCAAGGGCGACGGCATGTTCTACGCGGTGCGCAAGGGCCGGCGGACGGGCGTCTACCGCACCTG GGCGGAGTGTCAGGAGCAGGTGAACAAGTTCCCCTCCGCCAGCTTCAAGAAGTTCGCCGCCGAGAAGGACGCCTGGGCCTTCGTGCGCGCCGGCCTCCCGGAGCGGCAGCAGCCCGAGCCGGCAG GGGCACACAGTCCTCCGGCTGTAACACAGGAAAATGGTAGCCAGAGAGAGGGACCAGAAATAAACATCTCGTGTTGCAATACGTGCAAAAGGCCGTATGAACAGTCTACAAACGAAGAACAGATTGCAAAGCGTGTAAAACACGATGAAGTATACTCAGTGCCTACAGTCAGTCAAGATAAATTTTCATATATGG GTGACTTTGCAGTCGTTTACACAGATGGTTGTTGCTCAGGTAATGGACGTAATAGGGCACGTGCTGGAATAGGTGTCTACTGGGGACCAGGCCATCCTTT AAATACCAGTGAAAGACTTCCTGGACGGCAGACTAATCAAAGAGCAGAAATACAT GCAGCCTGCAAAGCAATAGAGCAAGCAAAGAGTCAAAACATCAAGAAACTAATTATCTACACTGATAGCAAGTTCACTATTAATG GTATTACGAGCTGGGTTGACAACTGGAAAACAAATGGCTGGAGAACAAGTTCAGGAGGAAGTGTAATAAATAAAGAAGATTTTGAAAGACTTGATAATCTATCAAAAGGCATAGAAATTCAGTGG ATGCATATTCCCGGTCATGCTGGCTTCCAAGGAAATGAAGAAGCTGATAGACTGGCAAGAGAAGGAGCTAGTAAACAAAAGTCCTGA
- the ADI1 gene encoding acireductone dioxygenase — MVEAWYMDESQEDQRAPHRLRPNRAVSLEQLRRLGVAYRKLDADNYETDPCLKEIRRAENYSWMDIITIHKDKLPNYEEKIKTFYEEHLHLDDEIRYILDGSGYFDVRDKDDKWIRISMEKGDMITLPAGIYHRFTLDENNYVKAMRLFVGEPVWTAYNRPADDFPARKQYMKFLAEEASNGV, encoded by the exons ATGGTGGAGGCCTGGTACATGGACGAGTCGCAGGAGGACCAGCGGGCGCCCCACCGCCTGCGGCCCAACCGCGCCGTCAGCCTGGAGCAGCTGCGCCGCCTCGGCGTCGCCTACCGCAAG TTGGATGCCGACAACTATGAGACTGATCCCTGCCTGAAAGAGATTCGGAGAGCAGAAAATTATTCCTGGATGGATATAATAACCATACATAAAGACAAGCTTCCAAATTACGAGGAAAAG ataaaaacattttatgaagaaCATTTACACCTAGACGACGAAATTCGCTACATCTTAGATGGATCTGGCTATTTTGATGTTCGTGACAAGGATGACAAATGGATCCGGATTTCCATGGAAAAAGGAGACATGATAACCCTCCCTGCTGGCATATATCACCGATTTACACTGGATGAGAAC AATTACGTGAAGGCAATGAGGCTATTCGTTGGAGAACCTGTCTGGACAGCATACAACAGGCCGGCTGATGATTTTCCTGCTCGGAAACAGTATATGAAGTTTTTGGCTGAAGAAGCAAGTAATGGTGTCTGA